The Flavobacterium commune genome contains the following window.
CTTCAGGTTCTACCCGCAATTATGAGCGTCACATGGATAAAGCGTATCAGTTTATGAAAGACAATGGCTATGATGCTGTAAAAAGTGGTTATGTAGGGCCAATTCTTCCGCGTGGTGAAAATCACTACAATCAATGGACTGTAAACCATTATCAATATGCTATTGAAAAAGCAGCCGATTACAAAATTATGGTCAATGCGCACGAAGCAATCCGACCAACAGGAATTTGTAGAACCTACCCAAATTTAATTGGAAACGAATCGGCAAGAGGAACCGAATACCAGGCTTTTGGTGGGTCTAAACCAAATCACGTTACCATTTTACCATTCACTCGTTTGATTGGTGGACCAATGGATTATACTCCGGGTATTTTTGAAATGGATATTAGTAAATTAAATCCAGGCAATACTTCGCACTTAAACAGTACGTTGGCTAATCAACTGGCATTGTATGTAACTATGTATAGTCCGCTACAAATGGCAGCCGACTTACCAGAAAATTATATGCGCTTTGCAGATGCTTTTCAGTTTATTAAGGATGTAGCAATAGACTGGAGTGACAGTAAATATTTAGAAGCTGAACCGGGTGAATATATTAGTGTTGCCAGAAAAGCCAAAGGAACTAACAATTGGTTCATTGGAAATGTAAACGGCGAAACGGCTCGTGTTTCAAACATTACATTCGATTTCCTTGAAAAAGGAAAAAAATATGAAGCTACTATTTATGCTGACGCAAAAGATGCGCATTATAAAACTAATCCACAGGCTTATAATATTCGAAAAATAAAAGTGAATAATAAGTCTAAGTTGTCTCAGTTTTCTGCTCCTGGGGGTGGATATGCCATTAGTGTTATTGAAATTAAATAGCGATTTTTGAATTTTTCAGAAAGTAAAAAACCGTCTCGTTCTAAAAAAACGAGACGGTTTTTACTTGTGGAGAATACCGGATTCGAACCGGTCGCCTTCCCGAATGCTTTCGGGACGCTCTAGGTAATTGAGTTGCTCAATATGAGATATTCAATATGTTTTCTGCTTTTCTTTTTCTTGATTTCTAATTCTCGCCGAACTGCTTCAGCTCTTGATTGGAAATTTTCGGAATATTTTAAAACCCAATCTTTTGTTTGTTTTGTGTATTTACTTCTGCTGTTTAAATGGTCTTGAAGACGTGCTTGTATATCCTGACAAGAACCAACGTAAAATTTGTCGATTGTCTTTGAATAAATGATATAAGTGTAAAACATAAGAGTAGAAATGAAAAAGACCCAAACAATAAATGTTTGAGTCTTTGTGGAGAA
Protein-coding sequences here:
- a CDS encoding GIY-YIG nuclease family protein translates to MFYTYIIYSKTIDKFYVGSCQDIQARLQDHLNSRSKYTKQTKDWVLKYSENFQSRAEAVRRELEIKKKKSRKHIEYLILSNSIT